GGCgaagaggcggcggaggGCCAGGAACCCGACCCCCTCGAATTGGCGATGGCAACCCCGCGGGTGGAAGCCTATCTGTCTCGCCCTTTTCATTCTCTTGGCTTCGAAAAGGATCTCCACATTTCGCGCCTTTTAAGTGCAATGGACCTCTACCCCTGCATATGTCTTCTGAAGCGTTCGGCACTCGAGCGTCTGCAGAAATGGACACGTAAGACTCTGCGTCGAAAGACTTCTGAACACGAGATCCAGTATACGCATCTACGTCTGCGCCGAGACGAGAGCTGTGACACTCCTCAAGGGGCTGCTGCAGTTCTGAAGGGTGATGCCGCAGCGCCAGTCGTCGCGACAGGTCTGTTGCCCGACGAGTGGAAGGACGGGGGTGACGGAGGTCATATGTCGCATCTCGCATCATATCCGCTAGGAATCGACTGGGGTACAGCAAGGAGGTCTGTCCACCCCTGTGCTGGcttttcgtcctcgtctgctctctcgaTAAACAAGCGCGGCCTCCTGGCGAATTCGACGCCCTTCCAGAGGGACTGAGTTTCCGAGGTGACTCTCCTTGGGGGGGAGGCAGGAGTCTTTCGTCAGGATGTTGCACGCGCCGACGGGTGACAGGAGAATAATCTGTACCTGCTGTGACCATTCGGGTACAGGGCATCcactcgcgtttctcgtgaGGCCTTTGCTCGACGGATGCCTGCACCTCACCGAGCGGGCTCGTCGACGATGCAGGTTTGGACGACGCCTCGGAAGAGCATGCTACCGGTTGAAACGTCTCGAGACCCGGTCGATTTCTAGCCGAACTCTCTGATTTCCCCACCAGCCGACGTTCCTGGAAAAGCTGTTCGCGAGCGACTTCAAGAGCATGCATCTGTAACTGGAGGAAACGGAGTCGTTCGCTGGCAACCCGTGTTCGTTGCCGTCTTTCGACGTCCTCGAGTTCAGTAGGCGGTTCCACCAGTCGAAGCAGGTCTTCACTTGGAGCCTCTGTGGGGGGTTGTCCATCATTTTGGAAGTCCCCCCGCGGACTCAGCTCTACCCTGGGGCTTGCGACTCTTGCAtgctcctctcctccgtgCCCTCGATGGGAGAATGTTTGTAACTGACACTCTCCTGCTTCAGTCGCATGCTCCGTCGAAATGGCCGCAATACGGGAGAATGCCTTCCGGCGCGAGTGGGTGTCCCTTGCGGGTGTCACAACTGCGGTTAGGTCTTCTATGTCAAGAGGTCTGTCAGTGTCGCTTCCTGCATTTCGACCCCACCCTTCTGTTGCGCCACCCCGTCCCCGAGCACTGTCACGTGCACTTAGTGGCACCGGGAGAGACATGCTGGATGCAGCCATACCGCGCCGCAGTTCGTCTCGAGGCCCTTCGACAGAGGTTCTCCGGGCTTCGGATGGCTTCCCGGAAGTGAATTCCGCAGTGATGGTCTCATACGCATCTTCGAACTGCATGCCCAACTCGATAGCTTGGCGAATTCCCTGAATGCGCCTCTCCAGGCTCTGGAGATCGGTCGACCCTCTGCTGACAGGAGCTGTAGTGCCCATCTCAGAAGGGCGGCTTAACTCCGAGCTTGCGCGAGGTGTTGAGAATCGATGCGGAGCGGATTCGCTTAGCCTGCATATCGCACCAGTTCTTCTTGCCTCAGATATCCCAGCATCCACACGGCCATCTCGCCGCTTCCCTAGTAAGgattctccttcctcgcgacACTGCGAGAAATCCCCGAACGACCCGTGCACGGTTTTCCTTGACTGAGGAGACGCTGAAGCGCCTGGATGGCGGAGGTTTGCTCCTCCCAATTTGAAGTTAGACAACGgggcagaaaggagagagaaggagtcCAGCTGCGAGGCTGAGAAGCTGTTGGCTTCATCTCGCGTGGACGGACCGACGGAGGTCCTCACTTCGGAGCCTACCAGGAATCTTGAGCTCGCTTCGAGGTTTCCTGGGTCAGCAACCCCTTTGACGTTGGGGCTTGTTTCGAGCTGTTCATCATTGACACAAGAAAGAATactctcctgcctctctgtgccAAATGCACCTCTCTGTGACGCGCTCCTCGGAACAGCTTCCCGTCGCTTGTCAAAGGTCCCCAGCGAGTTCGGGCTAGGTTggctcgcatgcagttgagTGTTTTGCTCGTGCCCTGCCACAGCTGCACCTGAAGCAGAGTCAAACGCCCCTGCGGATTGTGTCGCGATCAccttttcctcccctccTTGGACAGGGGCTGCGGCCCTGAGCAGCGGAGCCAACGGGAGAGCCTCTGAGTCCGGAATTTCGGACAGTTGCTCAACCAGCCGCTGCACCTGCGAAAGCTGCCAGCCAAAGGCGACGCGCTGCGATCGCATGGCCAGCAGCATGTGAGCGAAGGATTGGAGCAACTCGTTtttcgaggaaggcggcgcgcCTCCCACGCGTCGTCCCGTCACACTCGGCGGTTTTgccgcagacgaaggagatTCAGAAGATACTGATATCGCCGTGGACTGAGAAAAAACTTTTCGTTTTGCGTCAGGAAGGCTCAGGGAGGTGACACGGGGTGAAGGGGTCGCAGGGCAGCGTTTCTCGGAAGCTGAAGCCGGTGTCTCTGGTTCGGGAAGGTCTGATCCTGTTGGTGAACTTGAGGCCTCCCCAGGGACGGAAGTCCGCGACTTCCTGTGCCCACGAGCACCAggcgaaggggagagactGCGAGCTGCCGTTCCACGACTCCGAGGTGAAGCAGAGGGTGTTCTACTGCGTGCTCTCGAGTCTGAGTGTGTTTCCACATCGTCAAAAACTCGCAGACTTCGTGGCGACCGCGAGTGACGATTCACCGGAGAAAGGGGGCCGGTGCCACTCTGTGCAGGTGTGCCCATATCTGACTCACTCTGGTGGTCGGCTATAAAAAGTAAGGTTCGAGATTTCTTATCTTTCTCAGAAGTCTGCCTGTTTGGCAAGCTTTCATTTGACGGCACCTGCGTCATCGTCGCCACAAAGCCAATCGGCCTCGAAGGGGGAACACTCTGTGCAAACCGGGGGCCCTCTCAGGACTACATGTCCAGTGACCCGAACGCCAGTGGAAAAAGCACGAAACGTGTACGCGATCAGTTGCATAGATACGTTGTTGAGAATGGGCTTTGTATCGCGAGCCTAAGCAAAAAATCACGTGCTCTATAAGTTCGAGATGTTTTTAACAGTTCGTAAAAGTCTCCGTATATAGGAGTGCAGCGGTCGGAGTGGACACAGACCGGTGATGCCAGAAAACTCGTTACAGTCACGTTTAGAAAAGGCTGACGCAGGGGTGTCTCAGACATAAAGCCTGCTGGATATGCTAAGCGTTTCCTTTGAGAGAAAGCGCTGCAAAAGGGACAAAAGATGCTGTCGGAGTCCCACTCGCGAACAAAACATCCGCAAGCCCTGACTGATTTGAGCACAATGCACGCTTGTTGTATGCTGGTTCGAGTGGGAAACGCAGCAGCACCGTCCCGTCTAGTAGAGGCGAGCTTCCTGCTCCAACATCTGGCAGTATGGTAGCAGGGAACATCAGAGATATCTCGGTTTTCTCTAGTGAGGGATGGGACACAGGGTTTCTCGTAATTCTTGATTTCGAAATATTAATCAAAACACACAGGCCCCCTATCCGCATCCAGACACTGCACGGACAACGGAAACTGCTCCACAGAATGGCTCCAACGCCAACTGCTCCTAGtgcgagaagacacaggaaatGCCATTAGGAGAGATTATTATGAGGGAAAATATTGGCTCGGCGAACTGCCAGAATCCAATATCTCTTTCAACTGGAGGCAGCCACCGTTAACGCTGCTGAAGAAGCGGGAGTCAGGAGAGCTTGAAAGCAGGCAGCGTCAGTCCGCCATGACACCGCTTTCCCCCTGCGACACGACAGCTATTGAAGGGAGCATGAGCTTTTTGGACGAAAGTAAAAAGACGGTCACTTCGAGACAAAATACCATGTGAGAAGACGTCGGCACAGAATGCGGAATTGCAAGGAAACGCTGGTCACAGACACACTCGCGTTCACGCAGAAGTCTTGCACAGCCCCGGCAAGACAACGGTCTCGAGCTGAGTCATAACGGCGGGCACGGCGAGTTACGTGTTTCTGATACTTCGTTGAGATTGGAAGGAGAGCTCAGAATGATATTTAAATTCTCGATTTGTATCCTTATTAGCATCGGAGAACAGACGCTGCATCACACTAAACTCGCTACAGCTCGCAACTTCCCAGCGCACTATCGCCTCGTGACCATGCCACCTTCGATGCACAAGCCCAGCTACTGACCGTTGTCTTGCGGAACTCGCGCGCAGCATCTGCGCAAAGAAGTTGCTTTTGCATCAAAAAACCCACGCTTAAGCCTCTCCTTTGTACCAATAGGTCAAACCAACGCTGAACGCGGTTTCCTCCTGTGATACCATGTAGGATCAACGGTCGGTAGCCTATAGGGGCTGCAGCAATACCTACATGTCGCTGGCGAGACCTGGATTACGAAGCTATCCCTCCGCCGTGCTATTGTACATAGAGAAACGAGCTACACAGTGATTTTGCTACGAAGCCTCTACATCTTTAATTCTTTCTGAAACTGCTTGTCGCGGAAGATTGCTTCATTGCTCGACCTGTCACTCAGCGAAAGGCACCGGACTACGCGATGGCACCTACCGTGGTCCCAGGACTGCTTCTGAATGGCTCTGAACCACTTACGTAGTGACTTTCACGCATAGGACGACGTTCAGACCACTCTAAAGACGAGCAACATGTGAGCCGATGTCAGTAGCCGCTAAAAGACACTCCGCGACAACAGGATCCGAACGTGGTCCTTTGTCGGTGCTCTCTACAATCGTCTTGCTAAGTTTCCAATGAGATTCACAGTTGCAGTCCGGAGGAACTGCAGAATGTCAGACAACTGTCAAGTACGGGGCGACAGTGGCAAACGACTCTGCGTCTACCAGCGCAGAAGTGACACATCGATGATGATAAACGTATTTACGCGTAGTACCAACAGTGATGGCACTACGACATAAGGCAGCAAGACCGGAGGCGGATCCCGCAGATAATAAAATAGGCAAAAGAGTCAGCTTTTGATTGATGTCCAATTCCTGCCAATGCTCTTTGATTTCGCATACGTGCGTTCGAAATTGTTCCACAAGGTTCTGTGGAGAGCTGCCGCAGAAGGGAGATGTCCATAATGCAGTTGGCGTTCCCTCTCGAACGCAACGCGCCGTTCGCAGTTCACGAAGAAATGCTGACCTCGATTGTGAGAATGTCTAAAGGATGGATTTAGAACGTGCTCTTGACCAGCTATAGTGGGACACACACAAAAGGTGTTTAAGATACACAGTGTCCGTCATACCAGTGGCACAATGGAGCACTACTGAACCTGGTTCTTGCTTCATAAGTAGCTTACAGGGCACTTTTGACGTTTCCATCGTTGCTAGGGTCTTTCCCTATGAACAAACAGAGAAGTGTGACGAGTCGGACACGCAGCTGGCATCCACCATGGAGTGAACCAATGGATTTCGCAGCGGCCGAATTACAACTAATTGGTTTCCGAAGAAAGGTGAGAGCAATATTTGAATTGAAGTAATTCTATCCAGTGGTTAACCCTCACAGGCAGACACCTCTATCAGGAGAGGCGATTCAAACTCAGTGTGCGAACTTTGAAAAGGAAAGCGTTCGAGGACACACTAAGACAGATTGTAGAGGGGCGTTCTTGGAAAAGCTGCCCGCCTTCGGAGCTGCAGTTAACAAAATTACGACGTATTCTTTTTCGCTTGCTCCAGTGACTGAGAGGCGACACATCCTCGGATCACTTCATGAGTTTAACCGCGCCAAGCCAAAACAAACAAAAAGTCTTGTTGAATGTTATGGTCTCGGACGCGGCACCAGCGACGTTTCGTATGACACATCTTCCGCCAATGTTGGAAAACGAGTGGCCAATGGAGTCTTGCATACAGCAGTACCATCAGATTTGTGTTTTACCTTATTGTACTCCACGCAAGATCAAAAGACTCGTTCAGTTTAGCGTGAATTGACATGTCTGAGCTGCCCTCGGGATTCAACCGCGGATAGAGACAATATATCTCGTGACCCGGTTTCAAAAAATGGTGGCTCATAGCATTTCCTTATTTTCCCCCTGTGGAAAGTGTGCGTGGGTTCTTTGACAAGTCGCTTTGATGACTTGCCGCGATAGGTGCGTGCCTGATCTATCCGAACTAttcgttcttttctgctgGCCGGTACACAAAAGTTAGCCTCGCCCGCGGCGACGGTGCCCACCTTACCAGTCCAGCGTGCTGCGTACTGCTCACTTCTACGTCATGACAGAATCCACCTGTCCGAGCCACCGGCGCTGTAGCCGACGCTGCACCGTCGCGAAAATACAGTCGAAATACCACAGTAAAAGAATATGAGTTGGTGATCTCCGACTGGGGATCCATGGACCTGTAAAAGGGTAAATTTTTCTGGAGGGCGTTTGTTGGCAGTGACTGTCCCGACGTGTTGTGTATTCCTAGCCTTCAGGTGACTGCGTTTGTCCTGCACGTGCCTTTCATCCGTGAACGtgtgctcgtttttctggTACGCATTTGGGGATAGTCCATACAGCAAAGCTGGACAGGTCATCAACGCTTGCGGTGCGACTGCCACCGAACCGGAGTTAACCTGCTTGATAGATCAACAGGCCCACGTTGTAGGATTCGAAGCGATCGCCTCCCAAGATCATTGCAAGAGGTACATTGTTCTCCAGCATGACTACAGGAACGGTCATGAGCGAACCCGTCGACAAGAAGAGGGTTCCTTTCCTGCAACTAGTTTTCCGAAAGGCCAAAAAGCGATTATTCCAAGCTTCACTAGTGGTGGCAATCAAagatttcttcttccagtttGCTCACTGGATGGGTTGAGACTGAAGTAATGGCAGCATTACATTGATCGCTGAGTGCAGCCAGCGTCCCTCGATTTGCAAAGACAACCTGTCGGTATAAAAGATCAATCCGTACAGGGGTGTCTCGTGTCCTGCTATATCTTCGTCAGCAAAGCCTCAAAACCTTGTTGTCACTGATCTGTTAGTATGAAATTTGCTTGCTAAACTTGCAATGTGCGAAATGCAGGAGCGACATATGACCACCAGACGGAAAGCCAGGAATCCAAAACTGTTTCGAGCCCGATTACTCTCCGTGGTGGAAGCGTCTTCAGGGTCGCATCACCATGGCGGGacattcttctctccgtgcCTTCCAGCTGGGCAAGCTCGTGTTTCTAGGAGCTTTGTTCCTCATGGCGGTTTCAGCCGAACCGGGCACTGAAAAGGCACCAGAAAACTTGGCGAGTGGTTCAAAATTTTCGACTGATGCGAAAGGTGACCGCCGCCGGCCGAAGAGGTTTCAAGACGTGACAGTGctggaaacagacgaaaagcTGTCGCCCGAAACCAAGGCAGCTCTTGACTCCCTTCTTGACGCTGACAATGAAGGGAAAAAGCCACGCCATCGCTCTGAATCCActgcagaagccgagaaggaggcggaCAGGACCAGATACGCCCCGCCGCCAGCTCCGACATTCGTTCCTAAGTTTGTGCCTGTGGACGCTCTTACTCCCACACTCTCCAATTCCGCGTCTCACTCCGAAGAATCTGAGGAAGGTAGGTTGCGATAACGGCTTGGCACAGATGATGTTTTGGTAAAGAATATAAAGTACTGTTCATTCTCCTCATGGGCCCGACCCAGGTTACTAGACATACCGTATTTTGACGGAAACGAACGCCGCTGGTTACAACGAGTGAACGTGTTCTGTGAAGAGATGCCGAGTTATCGTTTCGCTCTTTTATGACTGCTCTGCGTTCACAGACTTCTCTTATGATATCCAGAAAGAGTACGAGAAAGCCAGACTGAAGTACCGAGATGCCCAGGTCATCAAGGACAAGGACGAATTCGACTTCATCGTCGTGGGATGCGGGTGCGCAGGCTGCCCCCTGGCCAGCTATCTGGCCCTAAAAGGACAGGGTAGGTCGTCGCGAAACCAGGCGCTGGTTTCACATGCTTTGGTATCAGTTTCTTGTAAACTCCGCTGGCGGCATTCTGTTTGTGGAGTCGACTTCCACCTCGTGACAGTCGCTGGTCTGCAGTGAACCACTCCTGCTTCGAAACACTTACACCTTTTCCTGTGTGCATTTGTGTCGACAGGCCGACGCGTTCTCGTGCTGGAAAGAGGGCTCGAGCGTACCTTTGAGCAAACCCCAATGGCCATGACGGTTTATGGACATGGTGAGATACCTGGAGATTTAAATTCTTACAAAACCACAGTGAACGGCTTGTCCTATCCATTGTCGCAGATGATGGGAGGTTATGTCGTCACATAGTGTGCTGCCGATGCAACATCATTGCGTCGTTGATACAAAAAAGTTGTTGAATGTGGCGCTCAATAGTTTGGAGTAATACCAGAAAGAGCCCAAGTCGGTCGGAGGATCAGTCACTGAGAACAGTACCGTGCCATGTAGGACTCCAGTCTGATTACAACGGCCCCCAAGCGCTAGTCCCACGAAGCGTAAATTCCTGTGTACGTGTTCCGACTTGCAGGTATATGCTGCCCGCAACGCAGGACTCGTTGCAGTTTTGAAGAAACAGATGTGATTCCATCCTCTCTATTCCTTTCGACCGGCACTATATTCATGCGGTGTTGTCCCTGTCGCTAATTTGGGATGGAGTTATTTCTTCCCTGTGCTACAGGTGTTGCCGCTGCGGACCCGACACTGATGCAGGTGTTCAACACACGAAGCGGTGTGCGAACTCATGTCGCGACTGTCATGGGCGGCGGCACGTCCATCGATTTAGCCATTTACGTTGAGGAAACCGAGAACTACTTTAAATTTATGAACAAGCGGTTCCCCGCCTACAAATTTCACTGGCCTACAATCCAAAGAGTACGTCCTTGGTTCCGTGTGTGTTCCTTGATTCCTCACTTGTTGTGGCAGACGCTCGGCGCCGGCCAAGGCACAACGGTCTTATTGTGGAACCACTCCACGGCTATGAATTGCGACACATCATGTAGTCTGAATTGATTAGACGTGCAGCCTATCGTGCACTGAGAAACCTCGTAGAAACTGAGTGGCTGTTGTGGATTGCCTCGTCCTACGCAATGCAGGCTTACAGATACGTACGGAGAATCGTTGCCCGACGAATGCCGTTCGACAACTACTTCGGTCTGCGCTATCAGCAGGCGCTCCAGTGGAGAGGCTTCAAGCCTATTGGCGGAAAAATCCCCGCAGACtactcttcttcgcttcaaGTAAACACACTGTCTGAGCACAACGTCTTCTGTATTCTGTGTATGTAGCCAGTGCAGATTGACAGCCCCCGATGGCGTTACACCGTTT
This portion of the Toxoplasma gondii ME49 chromosome III, whole genome shotgun sequence genome encodes:
- a CDS encoding hypothetical protein (encoded by transcript TGME49_253140) — encoded protein: MTQVPSNESLPNRQTSEKDKKSRTLLFIADHQSESDMGTPAQSGTGPLSPVNRHSRSPRSLRVFDDVETHSDSRARSRTPSASPRSRGTAARSLSPSPGARGHRKSRTSVPGEASSSPTGSDLPEPETPASASEKRCPATPSPRVTSLSLPDAKRKVFSQSTAISVSSESPSSAAKPPSVTGRRVGGAPPSSKNELLQSFAHMLLAMRSQRVAFGWQLSQVQRLVEQLSEIPDSEALPLAPLLRAAAPVQGGEEKVIATQSAGAFDSASGAAVAGHEQNTQLHASQPSPNSLGTFDKRREAVPRSASQRGAFGTERQESILSCVNDEQLETSPNVKGVADPGNLEASSRFLVGSEVRTSVGPSTRDEANSFSASQLDSFSLLSAPLSNFKLGGANLRHPGASASPQSRKTVHGSFGDFSQCREEGESLLGKRRDGRVDAGISEARRTGAICRLSESAPHRFSTPRASSELSRPSEMGTTAPVSRGSTDLQSLERRIQGIRQAIELGMQFEDAYETITAEFTSGKPSEARRTSVEGPRDELRRGMAASSMSLPVPLSARDSARGRGGATEGWGRNAGSDTDRPLDIEDLTAVVTPARDTHSRRKAFSRIAAISTEHATEAGECQLQTFSHRGHGGEEHARVASPRVELSPRGDFQNDGQPPTEAPSEDLLRLVEPPTELEDVERRQRTRVASERLRFLQLQMHALEVAREQLFQERRLVGKSESSARNRPGLETFQPVACSSEASSKPASSTSPLGEVQASVEQRPHEKREWMPCTRMVTAGTDYSPVTRRRVQHPDERLLPPPQGESPRKLSPSGRASNSPGGRACLSREQTRTKSQHRGGQTSLLYPSRFLADMMRDATYDLRHPRPSTRRATDLSRRLALRHHPSELQQPLEECHSSRLGADVDAYTGSRVQKSFDAESYVSISADARVPNASEDICRGRGPLHLKGAKCGDPFRSQENEKGETDRLPPAGLPSPIRGGRVPGPPPPLRHLAGSATPSHIVTRPPFGNDFNAAWMNERIFVLGDSDCVSYEAGKRIPGEQTPAVPQRSPGAEAAWGSSAADAVPHEKTYFSGAAGGHGGKERASIGVYRSSANGVTCDSRGNAESQDTQEAAGRFLDSPDPHVDVCQRFHTLFRDKHRSAGGCPTSVEQYPRYVLYSGRENAHDQQRMSPRQYARSTTLQSRSVTTRTLAHCGSSRGLNRPSFSRATPAKDTLQRTAGFFALRQSTQPGTSSSRGARSGLQEKASGFATPSRQLPYVPNPEKGCCRPSCTRKAAASQYPAAVDSVATLSWVKSLRSDRGTRNQAGRSATPNRWRLPGSTPAPWANTSLELPPHIKSPEGDRKRVKSPQVQSPGSRQQHASAGHPIQASSCSGEGRFALARHERINVVGGISTVPHGLKQRDIREDAAMEMKSRNGDSDVDDQTVDHTGCSQPVHLRLRVHIPPEHGSNLRVAPPLTVRRLDPTTHQQFFEKGQKYLNKLSLELPEDRTIMAVVSEGDIPVAVVRVRLTDEDSTTGEH